The window ATCTTCGGCTGGAACAAGCTGAACCGGTGGGCGCACCTGGCGCTGATCTGGGTGGTCGTGCTGACGGCCTACGCGTCGGCGTTCTGGATCCTCATCTCCAACGGCTTCCTGCAGAACCCCGTCGGGTACGCGCTGGAGGGCGACCGGCTGCGGATGACCGACTTCGGCGCGCTGGTGGCCAACCCCACCGCCCAGGTCGCCATCTTCCACGTGCTCGGCGGCGCGATGGTCGTGGGCGGGATCTTCATGGCCGGGGTGAGCGCCTACCACCTGCGCAGGCGCACCGCCGAGCAGGACTTCTTCCGCAAGTCGCTGCGCGTCGGGATCGCGGTGGCGCTGCCCGCGACGCTGTTCACGGCGACGTTCGGCGGCCTCGGCTTCCAGACGCTGCAGCCCGCCAAGTCGGCCGCGTGGACGAACGACGCCGAGGGGCTGGCCGCGGCCCAGGCGGAGATGGTCGCCGCGCACGGACCCGGCGACTACCTGCCGCCGGTCGAGTGGGTGCAGGCCGGCGGGATGACCATGATGCTGGCCTTCGCGGTGCTGTTCTTCTTCTCCGGGGCGAGCTTCCTGCTCATGCTGTTCCGGCCGCTGGTGCAGGGGTTCCGGCTGTGGCACCGGCTGCTGACCGCGATGATCCCGCTGCCGTTCGTCGCCATGATCGCCGGGTGGATCTTCCGCGAGATGGGCCGCCAGCCCTGGGCCGTGTACGGCCTGCTGACGACGGCCGAGGCAATGTCGCCGGTCTCCGCCGGCCAGGTGCGGTTCTCGCTGGCCGCGTTCGTGACGGTGTTCGCCGTGCTCATCGTGATCAACTACTGGCTGCTGGCCAGGACCGCCCGCCGCGGCCCCGACGCCGTGGCGCTGGGCGACCGCCCGCTCGACGCCCCCTCCCCCGCCCTGACCTTCTGAGGAGCCCGTCATGGAGATCTTCATCCTGGCCTTCTTCGCGATCGGCTACCTCGTGCTGGCCGGGGCCGACATCGGGGTCGGCATGCTGCTGCCGTACCTCGGCCGCTCCGGGGGCGAGCGGCGCGAGGTCATCGCCGCCATCGCGCCGTTCTTCCTCGGCAACGAGGTGTGGCTGGTCGCCACCGCCGGGGTGCTCGCAGGGATGTTCCCCGAGCTGGAGTCCGAGCTGCTGCACGGCAACTACGCGCTGGTCGTCTGCCTGCTGGTGGCGTGGGTGGTGCGCGACATGGGGCTGTGGCTGCGCGGACGCCTGCCGGGCGCCCGCTGGCGGCTGTGCTGGGACGGCGCCGTCGTCGCCGGGAGCTGGGGGCTCGCGCTGAGCTGGGGCGCCCTGCTGAGCCACGTGCTGCTCGGCCTCGGCGGGCCGGCCGCCGTGCTGCCCGCGCTGGTGCCGGCCGCGCTGTTCGCCGTGCACGGGCTGGCCTTCGCCACGCTGCGGCTGCGCGGCGAGCTGCGCCGGCGGGCGGCCGTGCTGTCCGGCGGCGCCGGCGAGGGCCGCACCTATGCCCTCACGGCCGGCGCGCTCGTGGTGATCGGCGTGCTGGCCGGGGCGCGGCTGCCGCTCACGGCGGGGTCCACGGCGTCGTTCCTGGCGCCGGTGATCCTCGCGCTGATCCCGCTGCTGGTCGCCTCCCAGGCGTGGGTGTGGTGGACGTTCCGGCACCGCGTGACCGGCCCGTCGTACCTGTGAGGCCGGCACGGGAATGCCGGGCGGCCGCGCGCGTGCTGTGACCGGCATGACGGTACGTGAGCTACGGCTGGTCGTGACGGCCGAGGACTACGAGCAAGCGCTGGCCTTCTACCGCGACACCCTAGGCCTGCCCCAGCGGGCCGCGTTCGCCTCCGAGGGCGGCCGGGTGACGATCCTGGAGGCGGGCCGGGCCACCCTGGAGATCACCGACCCGCCCCACGCGGCCTTCATCGACGAGGTCGAGGTGGGCCGCAGAGTGGCGGGCCACATCCGGGTGGCCTTCGAGGTGGACGACTCCACGGAGGCGACGGCCCGGCTGGCCGGGGCCGGGGCGACGGTGGTGGCCGAGCCGACGCGCACCCCGTGGAACTCGCTCAACTCCCGCCTGGAGGGCCCGGCCGGGCTCCAGCTCACCCTCTTCGAGGAACTGGGCGACTGAGGCCCTACCGGGAGTGCTCCCACTTGGCCGAGGCGTCCTCCGGGGGCACCTCCGGCGCAGAGGCGCGCAGCCAGCGGCAGCCGTGCGGGCCCAGCGGCAGGGTCACCTTCCCGCCGTCCGGCACCTGGACCGAGCCGTCCTCCAGCAGGTCGGTGAGCAGGCAGCCGTCGAGGCCGTCGAGCTTCAGCTCGGCGTCCCGGGCGGTGTCCGACAGGTTGTGCAGGATCACCACGGTGGCGCCGTCGGCGTCGCAGCGGTGCGCGAACACGGCCGGGTGCCCCGGGTCGAGCACCTCGTAGGAGCCCCACGCCAGCTCGGGGCACTCCCGGTAGCGCTCGATCAGCAACTGGAACCACCGCAGCAGCGAGCCGGTGTCGCGCTTCTGGTCGGCCACGTTCACCCGGTCCGGGGCGAACGCGCCGTCCGGCATGGCCCGCTCGGGCTCGCCCCTGCCGAACCCGCCCTCGGGCGACCACTGCATCGGCACGCGGACGGCCATCCGGCCCTCGGCCTTGAGGTTCTCGCCGAGGCCGATCTCCTCGCCGTAGAACAGGACCGGCGTCCCCGGCAGGGAGAACAGCAGGCTGTAGGCCATCTTGATCCGCCGCAGGTCGCCGCCGAGCATCGGCGGCAGCCGCCGGCGCAGTCCCCGGCCGAACACCTGCATGTCCTCGTCCGGGCCGAACGCCTGGAAGACCTCCTGACGCTCCTCCTCGGTGAGCTTGTCCAGGGTCAGCTCGTCGTGGTTGCGCAGGAACGAGGCCCACTGGCAGTCCTTCGGCGGCTGGGGCCGCTCCCTGAGCGCCGAGGCGAGCGGTTCGGCCTCGCCCCGGGCCAGCGACAGCCAGGCGCGTTGCATGCCGATGAAGTCGAAGCACATGGTGACCTGGTCGCCGAGGCCCTCGCCGAAGTAGGTCACGAGCTCCTCGTACGGCACGTTGACCTCGCCGAGCAGCACCGAGTCGCCCTTGCGCCGCGTCATGAACGCCCGCAGGTCGGCCAGGAAGTCGTGCGGGTCGGCCAGCTTCGGATCGACGTTCTCGATGAGGAACGGCACCGCGTCCACCCGGAACCCCGACAGCCCCAGCTCCATCCAGAACCCGAGCACCCGGGTGATCTCGTCGCGCACGGCCGGGTTGGCCACGTTCAGGTCCGGCTGGTGGCGGTAGAAGCTGTGCAGGTAGTACTGCCCGGTCTTCTCGTCGAGCTCCCAGACGCTGTCCTCCTTGTCGGGGAAGACGATCTGGCTCTTGTCGTCCGGCTCCGGCACGTCCGACCAGACATACCAGTCGCGCAGCGGCGACTCCTTGCTGGACCGCGCCTCCTTGAACCACGGATGCCGGTCGGAGGTGTGGTTGACGACCAGGTCGGCGATGACGCGCAGCCCGCGGTCGTGCGCGGTCCGCATGAACTCCACGAAGTCCCCGAGCGTCCCCAGCCGGGGGTCGACGCTGTAGAAGTCGGTGGCGTCGTAGCCGTCGTCCTTGCCCGGGCTCGGATAGAACGGCATCAGCCACAGGCAGGTCACACCCAGCCCGGCCAGGTAGTCGATCTCCTGTGTCAGGCCGCGGAAGTCACCGATCCCGTCGCCGTTGCCGTCCTTGAACGTCTCCACGTCCAGGCAGTAGATGACCGCGTTCTTCCACCACAGGTCCGAGGTGTAGGTGAGTCGCATCGCGGCCTGCTACCCAGCGGACGCGGCCGCATGCCGCCCGGGGGGCTACAGCAGCGTGCCTCCCGTCACCTCGATGCCGGCCAGCGCCTGGTCCACGCGGGCCAGCGTGGCCGGGTCCAGCGTGATGCCGGCGGCGGCCGCGTTCTCCCTGATGTGGGCGGGGGTCCGGCTGCCGGGGATGGCGACCACGTGCTCGTCCTGGTGCAGCAGCCAGGCGAGCGCGAGCTGCGCGGGCGTGATCTCCAGCTCGCCGGCCAGCGCCCGGATCGGGGCGTAGCGGTCGTTGTTGCGGGCCAGGTTCTCGGTGGAGAAGCGGGGGGCGTGGTGCCGGAAGTCGCCGGCGCCGAGCCCCTGCACGGTGCCGGTGAGGAAGCCGTTGCCGAGCGGGCTCCAGGCCACGACGCCGATGCCCAGCTCGCGGGTGGTCGCGAGCAGCTCCGGCTCGATCGGCCGCCACATCGACCACTCGTTCTGCACGGCGGCCACCGGGTGCACCGCGTGCGCCGCCCGCACCTGGGCGGCGGTCACGTTGGACAGCCCGATGTGCTTGACCAGCCCGTCCTTCACCAGCTCCGCCATCGCCCCGACCGTCTCCTCGATCGGCACCCCCGGGTCCGGGTAGTGCGCGTAGTAGAGGTCGATCGCGTCCACGCCCAGGTTGCGCAGGCTTCGCTCGGCGTAGCGGCGGACCAGCCTCGGCTCGGCGTTGACCCGCAGCTCGCCGAACGCGTACCCCACCGGCTGCGACCTGCCGGCCTCCCCCTCGAACAGGGCCAGCCCGAACTTGGTGGCCACCACGACCTCGTCGCGGCGTCCCTTGATCAACCGGCCGACGAGGCGCTCGTTGTCCCCGTCGGCGCCGTAGGCGTCACTGGTGTCCACGTGGACCGCCCCGGCGTCCAGCGCGGCCGTCAGCGCCGCCTCGGCGCGGGCGTCGTCGACCTCGCCGTAGACGCCGGACAGCACCATGGCGCCGAAGCCGAGGGCCGGCACCCGCAGGGCGCCGAGGTCGCGTGCAGTCATGTCCGTCTTCATGCCGTCGATCGTGCCGTCCGGCCGTGCCCGGCGTCCAAGACTTCCGTTGATAACCCTCGGTTATGGGAGGGCGGGATATATGTCCGGCGTTCGGGGCATTCATCATCGCGCTGTGACAGAACACCACTAAGGTCTGACCGACACGGACACCCGCGGGAGGGCGATCATGAGTGACCACGCCATCACCTTCGACCTGATCGACGCCGACAAGGACGGCCGCATCTCGGCCGTGGAGCTGGTCCGGCTGATGGAGGCCCTCGGGCAGCCGATCACGCTGGAGCGCGCCCAGGCCGGGGTCGCCAGGCTCGACCAGGACGGCGACGGGCTGATCGACCTGGAGGAGTTCGGCTCCTTCTTCCACGACTGAGTCATACGATCCCCCATGCCCACCTTCTCCGCGCCCGACGGGACCGTCCTCGCCCACCACGTGTACGGCACGGGCAGGCCGCTGGTCTGCCTGCCGGGCGGCCCGATGCAGGACTCCGCCTACCTGGGCGAGCTCGGCGGCCTGCCGGCCCACCGCCGGCTGGTCATGGTCGATCCCCGGGGCACCGGCGGGTCCGCGGCCCCTCGGGATCCCGCCTCCTACCGCTGCGACCGGCTCGTGGACGACGTCGAGGCCCTGCGCGAGCACCTCGGCCTGGACCGGCTGGACCTGCTCGCGCACTCCGCCGGCGCCAACGTCGCGACGCTGTACGCGGCCCGGTACCCCACCCGCGTCGCCCGGCTCGCCCTGGTCACCCCGAGCACGCGGGCCGTCGGCCTCGACGCCACCGGAGCGGCCCGGCTGGACGTCGCCCGCCTCCGCGCGGAGGCGGGCGAACCGTGGTTCGCGACCGCCTTCGCGGCCCTGGAGGAGATCGTGGCCGGCAACGCCACCGACGAGCGCTGGAAGGCCATCGACCCCCTCTTCTACGGCCGGTGGGACGCGGCGGCCCAGGCCCACCAGGCCGCCCAGCAGGGCCGCCGGAACGACGAGGCGGCGGCGGTGTTCGGTGCCGAGGGCGCCTTCGACCCGGACGCGACCCGCGCGGCACTGGCCGCCCTCCACGCGCCGGTCCTGCTGCTGGCCGGAGAGGTGGACCCGAACTCGGTGCCGGTCGTCATGGCCGAGTTCGCCGCGCTGTTCCCGAACGCCGAACTCGTCGTCCAGCCGGGAGCGGGCCACTTCCCGTGGCTCGACGACCCGGCCGCGTTCACGGCGGCGCTCGCGGCGTTCCTCGGCTGAGGACCGGGCGGTCGGACGCGTGGTCCTTCGTGCCGAGCCGCGCCCGCGCCCGGCGGACCGCGTCGCCGATCACCACAGGCCGGTCCGGTGACGGGGACGCCCGCCCCGGTGTGCCGGGACGGGCGTCGGCGAGGTCGGGAAGAGCGTCAGGAGGTGTGGACGTACACCTGGCCGAAGACCTCCGACAGGGCCTTCAGGTCCGTGGCGGCGTCGACCTCGGGATGGGCCGGGTCGTAGACGGTGGCCAGGCGGGGGCGGACCTCGTTCAGCTTCTTGAGCTGGTCCCACGTGGCGTTGGCCGCCCACTTCTCGCCGTACATCCGGCTGACCTGCCCCTGGGCGTTCTGCCAGCGGCTCCACAGGGTGACGGTCTCGGCGGCGTCGTTCTGCAGCGGCGTGGCGACCCGCTCGGTGATGGCCTTGGTGGCCTGCTCGGCGGTGAGCTGGGGGGATCCGGCGGCGGTGAAGCCGGCGTCCTCGGCGGCGAGGTGGGCGTAGGCGTCCCAGGCGCGGGCCTTGACCTGCGTCCACTGGTTGCGCTGCGCCGTGGCGGCGTCGATCTTCCAGGTGGCGTACGTGCCGGCCAGGTGGCCGCTGTCGAGGGCGAGCTGGTCGATGAGACCCTTGGCGAGCCAGGCGCCGATGCGGTCGGGGTCGAGCAGCGGGTACTTCGCGCTCACCGCGGTCTTGCACGCCTCCTCGGCCCCGCAGCCGAACACCGGCACGACCGTGTGCGCCGCGAGCTTGCGGCCCGGGAGGAGCTTGCGCAGCTCGGTCGTCGCCTCGGTGACGAACTTGTCCATCTCGTCGGCGTTCTGGAACGTCTGGCCGACGCCGATCTGCCGGGTGAACCTGACGCCCACGACGCCCTCCTGCGCGGCGACCGCGGCGATCTTCCTGGCCGCCTCGGGCAGCTTGCCGGCCTTCCAGTCGTCGGACAGCTCGGTGTCCACCCAGACGCGCATGCCGGCGGCGACGGCGGTCTTGACGGTCTGCCCGGCGGCCGTCTTCTCCGCCTCGGAGACCTGCGCCGCGGTGAGGCCGTGCGGGTCGACGTAGCACTCCTCGCCCGCCGCGCACTCCGGCGTGCCGCCGTCCTCGGCGCCCTCGACATCGGGCTCGCCGACGTCGTGCAGCTCGCCGTCACCGTCGCCGGGGCCGGGGGCGGCGGGGGTGCACTCGTTCCCGTCCTCGGCACAGTCGATGAGGATCGGCGGGATCGGGACGGCCGCCTCCAGGTTCTCGCCGTCGTTCTGCAGCCAGAAGTTGGCGATGGCCAGCGCCTCCTCGGGCGTGGCCAGCCAGCGGCAGCTCACGTACGACGGGGTGCCGGCGGGCAGCTCGTCGTTGCAGCTCCGTGGATCGTCCTGGGCCGAGGCAGGGGCGGCGATGCCGAGCAGGGAGAGGGCCACGCCTAGGACGAAGATCTTCCGCAGTCGCATCGGGCGCCTAACTTCGAGGGGGTGATCGTCTGGCATTTAGCACGATATCGGGATGATCAACGGCATTCAATGAGATCAATGCCTTTGGTAAGACTGTTCTGACCTGGAGTGGCCGTCCCAGTCACCGCCGGATATTCACGCGACAATCGCGCGCCCTGACCGGCAGAATGAGCCCGTTTGGGCTGGATAGGGGGCTGCCAGGTGCACGGTTTTCTTCGCGATCTCGGGCTGTTGCGGGACCGGCGGTTCACGCTGCTGCTGGCGGCGCGGACGATCTCGGTCCTCGGCACCGCGTTCGCACCGGTGGCGCTCGCGTTCGGCATCCTCGACCTGCCCGGCGCCGACGCCACCACGCTGTCGGTCGTGCTCACCGCCGAGGCGCTGCCGATGGTGCTGTTCATGCTGGTGGGCGGGGTGATCGCCGACCGGTTGCCACGGCACCGGGTGATGATGGTGAGCGAGCTGGTCAACGCGCTGGCGTTCGCCGCCCTGGGCGTGATGCTGCTCAGCGGCTGGACTCCGCTGCCGGTCATGGCCGCGGCCGCGGCCGTCAGCGGGCTGGCCACGGCGGTGATGTATCCGGCGCTGACCGGGATCATCCCCGAGGTGGTGCCTGCCGACCGGCTGCAGACCGGCAACGCGCTGCTCGGCCTCGGAGCCAACACCTCACGGGTGCTCGGGGCGGTGCTGGGCGGAGCCACCGTGACGCTGGTGGGCGGCGGGTGGGCGCTGGCCGCCAGCGCCGTGCTGTTCGCGATCGGCGGGGTGCTGATCGCGGCGCTGCGGATGACGCGGGCGGAGCGTCCGGCCGGCGAACGCCACTCGGTGCTGGGAGACCTGCGCGACGGCTGGCGCGAGTTCTCCTCCCGGCAGTGGATCTGGGTGGTGGTCGCGCAGTTCTCCATCATGGTGATGGCCATCCAGGCCGGCCACGGGGTGCTCGGGCCGCTGATCGCGAAGGAGAGTCTGGGCGGGGCGCCGGCCTGGTCGGCGTTCCTGGCGGGTGAGGCGGTGGGCACGATCGCCGGGGTCGCCGTGTCGCTGCGCGTGCGGCCCAGACGCCCGATCCTCGTCGGGGTCCTGCTCTGCCTGCCGTCCGCGCTGCCGTATGTGCTGCTGGGCCTGGCGGCGCCGCTGTGGGCGATCGTGGCGGCGGCGTTCGTGCTGGGCGTCTGCTTCGACGTCTTCGGCGTGCTGTGGCAGACGACGATGCAGCGTGAGGTGCCGGCGGAGTCGCTGTCGCGGGTCAGCTCGTACGACGCGCTGGGGTCGCTGATGTTCGGGCCGATCGGCCTCATGCTGGCCGGGCCGGTGGCGCACTGGGCGGGCACCCGGACGGCGCTGCTCGCCTGCGGCGCCCTGGTGGTGCTGTCCACGCTGGCGGCGCTGCTGTCGCCGGGGGTGCGCAACCTGCGCGCCCCCGCGTCCACCGCCGCCGCCGAACCCGTGTCAGGCTGACGCGCCCCGGACGGCCCGGCGCTCGCGGAAGTAGGCGTTGGCCCGCGGCTGGAACATCAGCGTCACGGCGCCGAGCACCGCCAGCAGGTGCAGCGACCGGCTGCCCATGAACACCCAGTCCACGACCCCGGCCTCGGCCAGCGCCGCCCCGAGCGAGCCGCCGTCGAGCAGCCAACGGGCGGGCTCGACGACCAGCGACAGCGTGCCGAACACGCCCAGGGTCACGCCGAGGGTCCAGCGCGCCCAGTTCGCGCCCGCCCGCATCCGCAGCGCGAGGAGCACGGCCGCCGTGAAGACGGCCAGGCGGAACGCGATGCCGGGCAGCAGCTCGCCGAGGGCGGCGCCGTCCGCCAGCGCCCCGGCGACCATCAGCGTGGCCTCGAACGCGCCGGCAGCCACGGCGAACAGCCACAGCATCGCGGCGGTGCGCACGACGGGCGGCGGGTCGGCCGGGGCGGCGGTCGCGGGGGTGGACGAGGGGGCGTGCGTGATCATGGCGGGCTCCAGGAGAGTCGGTCGGCTATGGCAGAAGTCTGCGCCGCCCGGCCCGCCGGATCATGCCCGTCGCCCCCCGAATCCGCGGTATGGCAGGCCCTACCGGACCTCTCCGCTCGTCCGCAGCCCGCGCGAGGGCAGCCGCTCGTGCAGTCCGAAGCGCGCCTCCGGCTCGTGGTCGCCGCCCAGGACGCCCGCCACGTACGCGGCCAGCGCGGGGGCGTGCTTGAAGCCGTGCCCGGAGTCGCCGCCGAGCAGCCACACCCCCGGGGACGCCTCAGCGATGATCCATTCGGCGTCTGGGGTGAGGGCGTACTGGCAGACCTGGCTGAACAGCACCGGCGCGGTCGCCAGCGACGGGAACCTGCGCCGCAGGTAGCCCCTGATCCGCTCCACGCTCCCGGCGTCCACGACCCGCTCGCCGTGCTCCGGCTCGTACGGCCCGCCCTCGGCGTCGGAGGTGGCCTTCGCGCCGACCCCGTCCACGTCGCCGTGCCCGTAGGCGGAGGCCCCGTAGTCGACCCAGGCGGGCATGCCCGGCGTGGTCCAGGCCGGGGGGACCGCGAAGTGCAGCGTGTCCTGCTTGGTCACGGTCAGCGGCAGGTCGAACAGCTCGGGCAGCCACGCGCCACACGCCCACACCACCCGGTCGGCCCGCAGCACCTCGCCGCCGAGGTCCACGGCGCACCCGTAGGGCGTGTCGGCCCCCGGCACCGGCACGGCGCGGGCCCGCATCAGCCGGACCCCGGCCGCCGCCGCGAGCCGGGCGGTCACCTGGGTGGCCCGCCGGGCGCGGATCACTCCCGCGTGCGGCTCCCAGAGCAGGAAGCTGAGGTCGTCGCCCCGGAACTCGGGGAAGAACCGGGCGCCGTCGGCCGGGTCCAGCACCTCGCACGGGATGTCCAGATTTTTCAGGACCCGGGCACTGGTGCTCTCCCAGCCGTCCGGCGTTCCGGCGAACCACATCATGCCCGCCTCGTGATACAGCTCCTCGCCGGCCCGCTCGCCCAGCCGCCGCCAGCCCTCGCGCGCCTGCCACGCCATCCGGGCGTACCAGTCGTCGCCGC is drawn from Nonomuraea muscovyensis and contains these coding sequences:
- a CDS encoding VOC family protein, which translates into the protein MTVRELRLVVTAEDYEQALAFYRDTLGLPQRAAFASEGGRVTILEAGRATLEITDPPHAAFIDEVEVGRRVAGHIRVAFEVDDSTEATARLAGAGATVVAEPTRTPWNSLNSRLEGPAGLQLTLFEELGD
- a CDS encoding MFS transporter, giving the protein MHGFLRDLGLLRDRRFTLLLAARTISVLGTAFAPVALAFGILDLPGADATTLSVVLTAEALPMVLFMLVGGVIADRLPRHRVMMVSELVNALAFAALGVMLLSGWTPLPVMAAAAAVSGLATAVMYPALTGIIPEVVPADRLQTGNALLGLGANTSRVLGAVLGGATVTLVGGGWALAASAVLFAIGGVLIAALRMTRAERPAGERHSVLGDLRDGWREFSSRQWIWVVVAQFSIMVMAIQAGHGVLGPLIAKESLGGAPAWSAFLAGEAVGTIAGVAVSLRVRPRRPILVGVLLCLPSALPYVLLGLAAPLWAIVAAAFVLGVCFDVFGVLWQTTMQREVPAESLSRVSSYDALGSLMFGPIGLMLAGPVAHWAGTRTALLACGALVVLSTLAALLSPGVRNLRAPASTAAAEPVSG
- a CDS encoding EF-hand domain-containing protein; the protein is MSDHAITFDLIDADKDGRISAVELVRLMEALGQPITLERAQAGVARLDQDGDGLIDLEEFGSFFHD
- a CDS encoding NAD(P)/FAD-dependent oxidoreductase, producing the protein MKSVIVVGAGIWGSSLALRLAETGWKVTLVEQHQPGHVRQASAGETRLLRCSHGGDDWYARMAWQAREGWRRLGERAGEELYHEAGMMWFAGTPDGWESTSARVLKNLDIPCEVLDPADGARFFPEFRGDDLSFLLWEPHAGVIRARRATQVTARLAAAAGVRLMRARAVPVPGADTPYGCAVDLGGEVLRADRVVWACGAWLPELFDLPLTVTKQDTLHFAVPPAWTTPGMPAWVDYGASAYGHGDVDGVGAKATSDAEGGPYEPEHGERVVDAGSVERIRGYLRRRFPSLATAPVLFSQVCQYALTPDAEWIIAEASPGVWLLGGDSGHGFKHAPALAAYVAGVLGGDHEPEARFGLHERLPSRGLRTSGEVR
- a CDS encoding cytochrome ubiquinol oxidase subunit I; this encodes METVDLARLQFALTAGAHFLFVALTLGLATLVAVIQTWATITGSPVHERMTRFWGQLYIINYAMGIVTGLVMEFQLGLSWSGLTEYAGNLFGAALAMETLVAFFVESTFLGLWIFGWNKLNRWAHLALIWVVVLTAYASAFWILISNGFLQNPVGYALEGDRLRMTDFGALVANPTAQVAIFHVLGGAMVVGGIFMAGVSAYHLRRRTAEQDFFRKSLRVGIAVALPATLFTATFGGLGFQTLQPAKSAAWTNDAEGLAAAQAEMVAAHGPGDYLPPVEWVQAGGMTMMLAFAVLFFFSGASFLLMLFRPLVQGFRLWHRLLTAMIPLPFVAMIAGWIFREMGRQPWAVYGLLTTAEAMSPVSAGQVRFSLAAFVTVFAVLIVINYWLLARTARRGPDAVALGDRPLDAPSPALTF
- a CDS encoding alpha-amylase family protein, which encodes MRLTYTSDLWWKNAVIYCLDVETFKDGNGDGIGDFRGLTQEIDYLAGLGVTCLWLMPFYPSPGKDDGYDATDFYSVDPRLGTLGDFVEFMRTAHDRGLRVIADLVVNHTSDRHPWFKEARSSKESPLRDWYVWSDVPEPDDKSQIVFPDKEDSVWELDEKTGQYYLHSFYRHQPDLNVANPAVRDEITRVLGFWMELGLSGFRVDAVPFLIENVDPKLADPHDFLADLRAFMTRRKGDSVLLGEVNVPYEELVTYFGEGLGDQVTMCFDFIGMQRAWLSLARGEAEPLASALRERPQPPKDCQWASFLRNHDELTLDKLTEEERQEVFQAFGPDEDMQVFGRGLRRRLPPMLGGDLRRIKMAYSLLFSLPGTPVLFYGEEIGLGENLKAEGRMAVRVPMQWSPEGGFGRGEPERAMPDGAFAPDRVNVADQKRDTGSLLRWFQLLIERYRECPELAWGSYEVLDPGHPAVFAHRCDADGATVVILHNLSDTARDAELKLDGLDGCLLTDLLEDGSVQVPDGGKVTLPLGPHGCRWLRASAPEVPPEDASAKWEHSR
- a CDS encoding aldo/keto reductase, whose translation is MTARDLGALRVPALGFGAMVLSGVYGEVDDARAEAALTAALDAGAVHVDTSDAYGADGDNERLVGRLIKGRRDEVVVATKFGLALFEGEAGRSQPVGYAFGELRVNAEPRLVRRYAERSLRNLGVDAIDLYYAHYPDPGVPIEETVGAMAELVKDGLVKHIGLSNVTAAQVRAAHAVHPVAAVQNEWSMWRPIEPELLATTRELGIGVVAWSPLGNGFLTGTVQGLGAGDFRHHAPRFSTENLARNNDRYAPIRALAGELEITPAQLALAWLLHQDEHVVAIPGSRTPAHIRENAAAAGITLDPATLARVDQALAGIEVTGGTLL
- a CDS encoding cytochrome d ubiquinol oxidase subunit II; the encoded protein is MEIFILAFFAIGYLVLAGADIGVGMLLPYLGRSGGERREVIAAIAPFFLGNEVWLVATAGVLAGMFPELESELLHGNYALVVCLLVAWVVRDMGLWLRGRLPGARWRLCWDGAVVAGSWGLALSWGALLSHVLLGLGGPAAVLPALVPAALFAVHGLAFATLRLRGELRRRAAVLSGGAGEGRTYALTAGALVVIGVLAGARLPLTAGSTASFLAPVILALIPLLVASQAWVWWTFRHRVTGPSYL
- a CDS encoding alpha/beta fold hydrolase translates to MPTFSAPDGTVLAHHVYGTGRPLVCLPGGPMQDSAYLGELGGLPAHRRLVMVDPRGTGGSAAPRDPASYRCDRLVDDVEALREHLGLDRLDLLAHSAGANVATLYAARYPTRVARLALVTPSTRAVGLDATGAARLDVARLRAEAGEPWFATAFAALEEIVAGNATDERWKAIDPLFYGRWDAAAQAHQAAQQGRRNDEAAAVFGAEGAFDPDATRAALAALHAPVLLLAGEVDPNSVPVVMAEFAALFPNAELVVQPGAGHFPWLDDPAAFTAALAAFLG